From a single Leopardus geoffroyi isolate Oge1 chromosome E1, O.geoffroyi_Oge1_pat1.0, whole genome shotgun sequence genomic region:
- the RTN4RL1 gene encoding reticulon-4 receptor-like 1, which translates to MLRKGCCVELLLLLLAGELPLGGGCPRDCVCYPAPMTVSCQAHNFAAIPEGIPEDSERIFLQNNRITLLQQGHFSPAMVTLWIYSNNITYIDPNTFEGFVHLEELDLGDNRQLRTLAPETFQGLVKLHALYLYKCGLSALPAGIFSGLHSLQYLYLQDNHIEYLQDDIFVDLVNLSHLFLHGNKLWSLGQDTFRGLVNLDRLLLHENQLRWVHHKAFHDLRRLTTLFLFNNSLSELQGDCLAPLAALEFLRLNGNAWDCGCRAHSLWEWLRRFRGSSSAVPCVSPESRQGQDLKLLRAEDFRNCTGPASPHQIKSHTLTTTDRAARKEHYPPHGPARDKGHPHGHLPGSRPGYRKPGKNCTSHRNRNQVSKAGAGKQTPELQDYAPDYQHKFSFDIMPTARPKRKGKCARRTPIRAPSGVQQASSGRALGASLLAWILGLVVTLR; encoded by the coding sequence GGTGCTGTGTGgaactgttgctgctgctgctagcCGGGGAGCTGCCCCTGGGCGGCGGCTGCCCGCGGGACTGTGTGTGCTACCCGGCACCCATGACGGTCAGCTGCCAGGCGCACAACTTTGCCGCCATCCCCGAGGGCATCCCGGAGGATAGCGAACGCATCTTCCTGCAGAACAATCGCATCACCCTCCTCCAGCAGGGCCACTTCAGCCCCGCTATGGTCACCCTGTGGATCTACTCCAACAACATCACCTACATTGACCCCAACACCTTCGAGGGCTTCGTGCACCTGGAGGAGCTGGACCTTGGCGACAACCGGCAGCTGCGGACGCTGGCCCCGGAGACCTTCCAGGGCCTGGTGAAGCTCCACGCCCTCTACCTCTATAAGTGCGGGCTCAGCGCCCTGCCGGCAGGCATATTCAGTGGCCTGCACAGCCTGCAGTACCTCTACCTGCAGGACAATCACATCGAGTACCTCCAGGACGACATCTTTGTGGACCTGGTCAACCTCAGCCACCTGTTTCTCCATGGCAACAAGCTGTGGAGCCTGGGCCAGGACACCTTCCGGGGGCTGGTGAACCTGGACCGGCTCCTGCTGCACGAGAACCAGCTGCGGTGGGTCCACCACAAGGCTTTCCACGACCTCCGCAGGCTGACCACCCTCTTTCTCTTCAACAACAGTCTCTCCGAGCTGCAGGGCGACTGCTTGGCGCCCCTGGCCGCCCTGGAGTTCCTCCGCCTCAACGGGAATGCTTGGGACTGCGGCTGCCGGGCGCACTCCCTGTGGGAATGGCTGCGGAGGTTCCGCGGCTCCAGCTCTGCTGTCCCCTGTGTGTCCCCCGAGTCACGGCAAGGCCAGGACCTGAAGCTGCTGAGGGCCGAGGACTTCCGGAACTGCACGGGGCCGGCGTCCCCGCACCAGATCAAGTCACACACGCTCACCACCACCGACAGGGCCGCCCGCAAGGAACACTACCCGCCCCACGGCCCCGCCAGGGACAAGGGCCACCCTCACGGCCATCTGCCGGGCTCCCGGCCGGGCTACAGGAAGCCCGGCAAGAACTGCACCAGCCACAGGAATCGCAACCAGGTGTCCAAGGCAGGCGCCGGGAAGCAGACCCCTGAGCTGCAGGACTACGCCCCCGACTACCAGCACAAGTTCAGCTTTGACATCATGCCCACGGCGCGGCCCAAGCGGAAGGGCAAGTGTGCCCGCAGGACCCCCATCCGTGCCCCCAGCGGGGTGCAGCAGGCCTCCTCGGGCCGTGCCCTGGGAGCCTCGCTCCTGGCCTGGATACTGGGGCTGGTGGTCACTCTCCGCTGA